In Helianthus annuus cultivar XRQ/B chromosome 9, HanXRQr2.0-SUNRISE, whole genome shotgun sequence, the following are encoded in one genomic region:
- the LOC110895167 gene encoding ADP-ribosylation factor-like protein 8a translates to MGLWEAFLDWLRSLFFKQEMELSLIGLQNAGKTSLVNVVATGGYSEDMIPTVGFNMRKVTKGNVTIKLWDLGGQPRFRSMWERYCRAVSAIVYVVDAADHDNLSISKGELHDLLSKPALSGIPLLVLGNKIDKAGALSKQALTDQMDLKSITDREVCCFMISCKNSTNIDSVIDWLVKHSKSKS, encoded by the exons ATGGGCCTATGGGAAGCTTTTCTCGACTGGCTCCGAAG CCTATTTTTCAAGCAGGAAATGGAGCTTTCTTTGATTGGGCTCCAGAATGCTGGCAAAACTTCTCTTGTTAATGTTGTTGCT ACGGGTGGATATAGCGAGGACATGATCCCGACT GTGGGATTCAATATGCGCAAGGTAACTAAAGGAAATGTGACAATAAAGCTGTGGGATCTTGGAGGTCAACCGCGGTTTCGCAGTATGTGGGAGAGGTATTGCCGTGCAGTTTCTGCTATCGT TTACGTTGTGGATGCTGCAGATCATGATAACCTGAGCATTTCAAAGGGTGAACTCCATGATCTTTTAAGCAAACCAGCATTGAGTGGTATTCCTTTGCTGGTTTTGGGCAACAAAATTGATAAGGCTGGTGCCCTTTCTAAGCAAGCTTTGACAGATCAAAT GGATTTGAAGTCTATCACAGATAGAGAAGTGTGTTGCTTTATGATATCTTGCAAGAATTCAACAAACATCGACTCAGTCATCGATTGGCTTGTGAAGCACtcaaagtcaaaaagttga